A segment of the Lolium perenne isolate Kyuss_39 chromosome 3, Kyuss_2.0, whole genome shotgun sequence genome:
AAATCAATCCACTGGTTGGCGGGCTGCTTTTTCTTTATTTGAAAGGTTTCGGGCTAATATTTTCAACATAGAGGCCACTGAACTTGTAAATGAGCTAGAACTAATCAGCATGCAACAAACAGAACCAAATCTTGTAGAATATATACAGTAGCTTTTTCTTAGTTTTGCAGTGCACCTGTTTCTCGGTAGAACAGTAGAGATATAACCGGTAGGTGCGCAATCAACATATGATTTGTGATCCATTTAACTGCATGATGCAGAGCAGTAAATGTATGAACTATACTGGTTGCATTTTGATAAGTTCAAACCCTCCAAGCCAACAACAGAACAGGAGGTTCACTCTGTGAATGTAATACTGCATCACGCCCAATGTTTTCACCTGCAGATATAGAAAGAACAGCATAAGAATCTGACACGAAACTTGATGATAAAACATGTGATAGACCCTGATCTCGCAGGATTAAGTGACATGCATAACCATACACCAGTCAAAAGAAGCTAAAGAGCTTACCAAGATGCAGATTCTTGATGATGAAGTTGGTACGGTACAATAGCCTGTTGAGAGTAAAATTAGATCCAGCTGACATTATATTTCAACTTGCAGTATTCTTTGGCATGCGAATGTTCACTGAGGGAAACCTAGGAAGAAACATGATTCAGCGAGGAGAATTTAGTCCATAATTAAATTAGACAAAAATAGTAGACAATACTCAGAATACTCAAGAAAGCAAAGTTAATAGGCCCTGGAGGGAAAGGCCATTTTAACATACCATTGCTAATGAAGACAAACCAAAATGTTTTAATAAACATGAAGAAGTACATTAAAATAATTCAACTCGCCAGTCTCAAACTGCTGAAGCTCAGaagtgtttcaaaaaaaaaaaaactatgttGGGCCTGTATTATTTAATCTTTACTAGACAGATATAACTATGAACACCCATTTCTTCACTTATTTTCCTCCACATTGTTCTCTTGCTTTCCTTGGTCTTCACACTTCAAAGACCTGACCAAGATAACGATCGGCAGTGAGATTTTTACAAGCCAAGACTACTCAAATATGAAACACTTCGAGTAGCTAAGCATATTGCAGAGTAAAATGGAAAGTTTTGATATCTAACATAGTAACATAAATCTAAGCGCTAACAGGATAATATGATGGGTACAAGTAATTAAACACCAAATATTTGGGACAATTATTTTTGAAAGACGGCTCAAAGTATAGAACGAGGAAAAGGGTAACACTTTTAGCGTGCTAGGAAAGAAAAGGTTTCATGAACCTAATAAGTATATCTCTATTATGCAATCCCACAGTTAACAAGTAGCAAGATATATGGGGGAAATTTACATCCTCACGGCTTATATGTTCATAATATGAATTGAATCCTCACCTATCCCATCTTCAAGGATCATTGTTGCTTGATGCACACACATAAAGCGTGCCACCCTATTCCACCTTGCAGTGAATGAGGAATAAGCTCCATAGAGACTCGGGAAAATTTAGAAAGCACTAAGGCATCAGATTCATCATTGAGTCAAGGCATATGCACaactttctctttctttttcagTCATAAGAAATATGCACAGTGTAAACCACACCCTTAGTGCTGGTCTTCAACTGAAGTCTTGTTTAGAACTTCTCTTGAGTACAAATCGTTGAGTACATATTGTGCTTCCTTCAGCAGACCCTCGTGGGCAAGGCCTTCGATGAGTGTAATGTAGGTCGACTCATTAGGCATGCAACCATTAGACACCATATAAGCTAAAAAATCAATAGCTTGATCTGTTTCGCATCTTTTACAGAGGGCGGATAGTATCTTGTTATACATCAGAGCTTTTGGTCTCATCCCCATATCTTGCACGGCATGCAATATCTGAATGGCTTCTTCAATTCTGTCTTCTCTTGAGAGGACATCAACGACTGAAGAGTAGGTTATTGTGTCAAGGGATACTCCCTTACTGACCAAACCATGCAATAGCTCCAGGGCTTCTTCTGAGTTGCAATCCTTGGTAATCCCATCGAGTAAAGTATTAAATGTAATCAGGTTAGGGGTGCAACCATGCTCCATCATTTGATAGACAAGTTCGATTGCTTCCTCGATAAACCCTTTTTGACAGAAGAAACTCACAAGTACATTGAAAGTGACCACATTTAGAGGGCAGTCCTTTTGAATCATCTCAGCCAAGAGCTCTGCAGCATCATCCAACCGCTCGGCATGGCACAAGCCTGTCAACAAGGTAGTGTATGTAATCGTGTTGGGCTCGCAAGGCAGGTTATTAAAAAACTCAAAAGCACTATCAAGACGCCCTTGCACGCAGAAGCCATTGACAAGAGCGTTGTATGTGACAATACCCACTGAACATCCATATTCTGGCATTTGTTCGATAAGCGTCATAGCTTGCTCGATCAATCCTTTTTGGCACAAGATACAGATGAATGTATTGAACGTGACCTCATTCGGGGGACAGTTATTCCGGGCCATCTCGTCCAACAGCTCCTTGGCATGCTCCCATCGGCCAGCACGACACAAGCCCTTCAGCACAGTCGTATAGCTAATGGTGTCTGGACTGCACCCATACAAGCCCATGGTGTTCAAGAACTCAAAGGCATCATCCACACGGCCTTGCTTGCAGATAGCGTTGATGACAATGTTGCACAAGGTAGTGTTGGGTGTGCATCCATGCTGTGACATCTGCTGAAGAACCTCGATTGCCCTCTCTACCCTGCCCCCGCGGCAGAAGAACCTGACTAGCATGTCAAAGGTAACCTCATTGGGCACGCAGTTCTTCTCCACCATCTCAGCGAAGAGCAGCTTGACGTCATCCCACCGCCTCGCGGCACACAGGCCCTTGAGCACAGTGGTGTAGCTGACGGTGTCGGGCTGGAACCCGTAAGCCGAGAGGCGGTTCAGGATCTCCATGGCCTCGTCGACGCGGCCCTCCCTGCACATGCCGTTGATGATGACGTTGTAGGTGACGATGTTGGGCGTGCAGCCCTTGGCGCGCATCTCGTCGAGCACGTTCATGGCCTCCCCGAAGCCGCTGCTCCTGCAGACGGCCTCGAGGAGGACGGTGTAGGTGACGACGCTGGGCTCGCAGCCGCGGCGGAGCATATCGTCGAGCATGGCGAGCGCGTCGCCGACCCTGCCGCGGTCgcagaggccgcggatgaggggCGTGTACGTGTAGGCGTCGGGCGGGACGCCTGCGGGCATGGAGGCGATGAGGCCGCGCGCGGAGTCGAGGCGGCCGTGGCGGCAGTAGCCCGCGACGAGGGTGTTGTAGGCGAAGACGTCGACGGCGGCGCCCGAGGCCTCGGCGGTGCGCAGGACGCGCGCGGCGTCGGAGGTGCGGCCGCGGCGGCAGAGGTTGCGGATGAGCTTGGTGCAGAGGTAGACGTCGGGGGCCTCTCCGCGGGAGGTGGAGTGCTCGACGAGGCGCGCGGCCTCGGCGAGGTCGTCGCGGGCGATGAGGCGGCGGAGGCGGGAGCTGGCGGGGTTGGGGGCGGcgctgggggcctcgggcctggtggaggcggcggcgacgtgggaGTGGTGGAGATGGTGCGGCTTGGAGAGGGCGTGCGGAAAGGAGGGGAGCAGCGTGGCCATGGCTGAGCCTGAGCGGTGGTGGCGTCGCGCTCGCTCTCGCGGTGGCGGACGTGTGGTGCAGCGGGCATCGCTTCGGCTACAGTTCCGGGTGGAGATTGGGCCCGCAGAACTGGATGAGATCACAGATCAGATTTTCAGATCATTTCATCACGAGATAGTTTACCACTTGCTTAAAAAATTGAAAATCGTTGCAATTTTGATCTCCATTTTTTCCCAGCTATGTTGTACTACCCCTGATCTACGAAACATGTCTTAaaattgttaaaatttagatgtatcattTTTGCGGGAAAGATCTGAATCTGTTCAATGAGTTTATAAGAAATATAAAGCATTCCAAACATAATAAAAATTACATCGAGGTTAAAGCGAGCCGCTGATGCATTCGTTGCTTCCTTACCGGAGCCGGACTGATAATGATGGCAGTCGAGAAGTCTTCATATATGTGACACCACTAGTAGAAAATAGATCTTTTGTTTGGAGCTGCCCAGAGCATTAGTGCCGGTTGCATTTGGATCCAGAACTAATGTGGACATTAGTTTGGTTCCAAACAGCTAGGACGTCGCACGGTTTTAGTTCTTGTTTGAGACACCAACCCGGACTAAAAAGATTACGGTAGGCCCTGCCGTTGCGAGCCTCTTTAGTTtcagttggtgtccccaaccgagactaaaggtttAGGTTTACCCTTTAGTCTCGACTGGAGACACCAACCCAGACTAaaagtttctggtttttttgGCTCCACGCCTCCACCCCCGAATGGATCGCCtttttagctttgtaaaatacaaaagaaaatagtATAAAATTAAAAAGTAAAAAATTAAAAATCCTTTTAGATGTAGGTAGGTTATGTGATCTAGTTTCAAAGGGCAAAACTTTCCGTTTTCAGCCAGGTGGTATGTTCTGGCAAATGTGTTACAAAATTGTAATGGTATCTGGCAAAGACACAATCGAGCGGTGTGTTTCACCAAATGCCAGAAAATAACAGTGTCATGTAGCAAATTTTCCCTAACAACAAACATGAAACtcatttttgcaaaaaaaaattgaattttCTGTAAGATGGCAATACCTTTTgcataagaaataaaaaaattaatatatgaaaatgtatctacggGAAAAAGTTAAATCCGATTTCACTAGGTTGTCCCCGGtttgccaatttttagattctcaaactaCCAAAGGGAAATATAAAAAATCAGATTTtagattttgcaaaaaaaatattatttatttatttaagaGTATTATCACATCATtaaatttttttttaaataaattatttggaattcaaacaataaaaaagtgtgacatcgtgaccaacaagttaataggattgatatgatagtaaTATTAATAGTGTGGGCGTaaagcacttggaagcgggacgaaaggaactcggaagttaagcgtgataGTGTTGGAGCagtttgaggatgggtgaccgatcaagaagtttgaccacaagtgtagttagagactaaactagtCAAATAACTGAAATGctataaaattttgaaaaaataggAAAAAACGAGGGAGTGGAAAACTTTTAGAAAAAAATGAATACAAAAAATAGACGTCATGGCCTTTAGGCCCCAAAACTGAAATCATCGGCATTGAACCCTTGAATTGATCTGAATCTTCTAACACCAAACCTATAACAGATCCACCACTTTAAGGGAGAGGCGACCAGCCTTACTCAACGCCACTGGAAagatcgccggcgacgaggtggaCGAGGAGGCATGTATACCATGTTCTTGTCCTACGCAACTCCGCCATAGCCCCCGTAATGACGATCTCGGTTGATCAAACTCTAACTTTACGGACCCTTGTACAACACCGAGCACATATCCCCACCATGCCTCGAGAGCGGCTAGCATAGGAGGTGAGGAACCTTCGATTTCTGGTCGTAGAGGGATGGCAATGGGTACCCATTATCCGTGTACCCGTCGGGTAAAAACCTAATAGAATTACGGGTATGGAACAAAATATTACCAATGGGTTTGTAAATGGGAAAATATCATACCCATCGGGTAGAgagggtacgggtatgggattgTACAACTCATACCCGTGTATCCATTTACCCATATAAATTTGACAAGTCGACAACCGTAATGTTCTGAACTACTTAATTTTCCCCTAGCCATGCATTAACATTGCTTGGTTGAACCTCACGCTTTCT
Coding sequences within it:
- the LOC127344044 gene encoding uncharacterized protein encodes the protein MATLLPSFPHALSKPHHLHHSHVAAASTRPEAPSAAPNPASSRLRRLIARDDLAEAARLVEHSTSRGEAPDVYLCTKLIRNLCRRGRTSDAARVLRTAEASGAAVDVFAYNTLVAGYCRHGRLDSARGLIASMPAGVPPDAYTYTPLIRGLCDRGRVGDALAMLDDMLRRGCEPSVVTYTVLLEAVCRSSGFGEAMNVLDEMRAKGCTPNIVTYNVIINGMCREGRVDEAMEILNRLSAYGFQPDTVSYTTVLKGLCAARRWDDVKLLFAEMVEKNCVPNEVTFDMLVRFFCRGGRVERAIEVLQQMSQHGCTPNTTLCNIVINAICKQGRVDDAFEFLNTMGLYGCSPDTISYTTVLKGLCRAGRWEHAKELLDEMARNNCPPNEVTFNTFICILCQKGLIEQAMTLIEQMPEYGCSVGIVTYNALVNGFCVQGRLDSAFEFFNNLPCEPNTITYTTLLTGLCHAERLDDAAELLAEMIQKDCPLNVVTFNVLVSFFCQKGFIEEAIELVYQMMEHGCTPNLITFNTLLDGITKDCNSEEALELLHGLVSKGVSLDTITYSSVVDVLSREDRIEEAIQILHAVQDMGMRPKALMYNKILSALCKRCETDQAIDFLAYMVSNGCMPNESTYITLIEGLAHEGLLKEAQYVLNDLYSREVLNKTSVEDQH